A stretch of DNA from Perca flavescens isolate YP-PL-M2 chromosome 11, PFLA_1.0, whole genome shotgun sequence:
CCTCGTTGACCAATCAGATGCTTCGCTCGGCGCATTGGTACAATCAAATTCGAAGATTTTAACACTGATGTGATCTGCTGATGATGAAAGTTGGACTTTTTGGTAGATATACAAACTTCGTGTTTTGTTTTCATCAAGCAATGCTATATATTGTTAATACTGtgcttttaaattgtaaaagcCACGCTACATATACAAGGGGACTGTGTCGTGCCACGGCTGTGCATCTGTGTTAGTGGGTCGTACTTCGGCCTTATAAAACAGGCGTGTCTTAAGCGAGCAGAGTGATTCAAATACTGACTTTGCAGCTGCAGCGTTACATGTGATTGTCTCCCTGCCAGTGGATTATGTGGAGGTGTCTGCACGGATTCCAAGTTAACATCTTCTTTTTCGGACTTTGAATGCTTTCAGACCACGCTTTTGGAAATGTATGTACTGCTTTCATCGCTCATTTCTGTCAAGTAAAACCGCGTTTTTAACTGCGTacgttaggaaagtaatgttaaGTTAGACTCGCTAAATTAAACTTTACCCAGTCATAGCCATGATTCAAAAATTTGCCATGAGGATATTTTAACGGTAAGATGTAGATAGTATATTTCATGATTATTCCAAACGTATGCTACGTGACTTTGCTGAATTTACTGAGGGATTCGTCGCCATATGGATTAATATTGATGAAACGTATATGTTGCATTCGTCACGGCTAAATTGACAAGTCAGCTGGAACAAATGATTAACGTTACTGGGGATGTTTTTGACGAAATGTGTGTATCGGTAACTTGTCTGGCCACAGTTAATTTAGGATATGGCcgtttttattatgtatttagtGTACTTTTAAGCTATCTTGTTTGTCTCTCAGCGGTTCTGGAATAAAAGCCATGCTGGCTCGGTGAGCTGTTCTAGAAGCCTCACGGGCTATGTCCtttcctgtgtgttttgtgtgtgtgtgtgtgcgcgagcgAGCAGGTTGTCTCGTGCTCGCATTCTGCTGTGCTCGTGCATAATGGGTCATGATGCTGCTACTGTTGCATGAGATATTTTAACGCTGGCAAACCAATAGTTctcatttattacatttatttgtgaTGGTATTGATATTTTGTTTGGCATACATTGTTACAACTGAGATACATCTGCTttagtattttatatttatgtcaaAGGCAATGGGATGAAAATATTCTCACTTGTAGACTCATTTTAATGCTAACATTTTAACTAACATATTTTTCTCTCCTGGCATCTTAGTTAATCTAAACTTGGTGAGAAGATGGATAACAAGGAGGAATCCCAGAGTTGTTCAGTGAGTGTCCTGACCTGGGACCAGGTGAGCCGGCTGAATGAAGTTCTAACGGAGGTTGTGCCTGTTCATGGACGGGGGAACTTCCCTACCTTAGAGGTGCGGCTGAAAGACATTGTGGCCCGGGTGCGCTCCCGCCTAGAGCTGAGTGGCATCAGAGTAAAAGACGTACGGCTCAATGGCTCCACGGCCAGCCACGTACTGGTGCAGGATATCGGCTGGAGCTACAAGGATCTGGACGTCATCTTCAGGGTGGACCTGCCGCATGAGGCGGAGTTCAGGCTCATCAAGGATGTGGTGCTAGGTACCCTGCTGGACTTTCTACCTGAAGGTGTGAACAAAGAGAAAATTACACCCATGACTCTCAAAGAGGCTTACGTCCAGAAGCTGGTGAAGGTCAACACGGAGCAGGACCGCTGGAGCCTCATCTCCCTCTCCAACAACAACGGCCGCAATGTGGAGCTGAAGTTTGTGGACTCGATACGGCGGCAGTTTGAGTTCAGTGTGGACTCCTTTCAGATTGTGCTGGACTCCATGCTTTCCTACTACGAGCTGGCACAGACGCCCATGTCACAGGCCTTTCACCCCACTGTGAATGGGGAGAGCGTGTACGGGGACTTCAGCATGGCGCTGAGCCACCTGCGGAACAAGCTCATCGCCACCAAGCGGCCTGAGGAGATCCGAGGTGGTGGCTTGCTGAAATACTGCAATCTGCTGGTGCGGGACTTTCGGCCCGCCAGCGAGGAGGAGTTCAAGGCCCTCGAGCGGTACATGTGTTCCCGCTTCTTCATCGACTTCCCTGACATCGGTGAGCAGCAGCGCAAGGTGGAGGCCTACCTCCAGAGCCACTTTATAGGTGAGGAGAAGAGCAAGTACGACTACCTCATGATCCTGCGCCGAGTGGTCAACGAGAGCACGGTGTGCCTCATGGGCCATGAGCGGCGGCAGACCCTCCACCTCATCTCGCTGATGGCTTTCCGAGTGCTGGCAGAGCAGAACGCCATCCCTGATGCGTCCTGTGTCACCTGCTACTATCAGCCAGCGCCCTATGTCCGAGACCACAACTTCAGCAACTACTATGTGGCTAACCAGAACAttccaacatggctgccatgtaactgacagaaagaaaacaagtgGACGGATGTACAAGAGGGCaccaccactgctgctgcttttgagaaaagagaatgaataaaataaaactctccccaaaaaaaaaaattattattgagGCAATAAATGCTATGTTCCTCTCAAGGCACAATTATATTTAAGTGGACAagtgttttgcttttttttgttttttggaatCCTTTCTCATTCCTTAGCTACAGAGATGTCTAGGTCATTGAATAGAAAGTGAGATTTTTAagtgtttagatttttttttttttcctcatcatgTTTGTTTCCCTGTTTATCGGAGTTGTGTTTTGTGCCTTAACCTCCCAGTtgacccccccccaccacccaataATTTAAGTATGGGCTATTTTTTTGAAGAAGGGGAAGCAGAAAATGTAGCCTTGAATTTGGTTTTCTCATGTGAt
This window harbors:
- the tent5c gene encoding terminal nucleotidyltransferase 5C, producing MDNKEESQSCSVSVLTWDQVSRLNEVLTEVVPVHGRGNFPTLEVRLKDIVARVRSRLELSGIRVKDVRLNGSTASHVLVQDIGWSYKDLDVIFRVDLPHEAEFRLIKDVVLGTLLDFLPEGVNKEKITPMTLKEAYVQKLVKVNTEQDRWSLISLSNNNGRNVELKFVDSIRRQFEFSVDSFQIVLDSMLSYYELAQTPMSQAFHPTVNGESVYGDFSMALSHLRNKLIATKRPEEIRGGGLLKYCNLLVRDFRPASEEEFKALERYMCSRFFIDFPDIGEQQRKVEAYLQSHFIGEEKSKYDYLMILRRVVNESTVCLMGHERRQTLHLISLMAFRVLAEQNAIPDASCVTCYYQPAPYVRDHNFSNYYVANQNIPTWLPCN